A window of the Verminephrobacter eiseniae EF01-2 genome harbors these coding sequences:
- a CDS encoding FAD-binding oxidoreductase, which yields MDASTIGTIDTIAAARRHDRVDTGLAEAFGQIVGAQQVITAFDARLAYARDRLPFAVFRERAGGIAGAVPRLVLRPADAAQVAAIVRHACANGIPVIPYGSGSGVLGGAIALGGEVLVDLRRLDRIVAIHPLDAMVTVECGMNGARLEAALDAQGLTTGHLPQSIEISTVGGWVACRGGGQASSRYGKIEDIVVGLKAVLPDGRSIEVRPVARRSVGPSILDLLVGSEGVFGIITEVTLRVWKKPALERAVVLAFPSLPAAWGCAREMMQAELRPQIVRIYDHVESAERTRDLAPFETRPILAMMAFCGSEPMVAAESSTALAIAAAFDGRQAPLGPFEHWQQNRYVAYSQKWHAAGYFNDTIEVTANWSAIPALYEAIALAVRQVHPLLHFGAHWSHVYPEGACQYMTVRLPPMDAQTALPLHAELWQVVQDLTLAHGGSIAHHHGAGLFRGPWMGRELGTGLDVLQAIKDALDPGNLLNPGKLGLRPRAGAKDIRQGFTGRGAGHGGD from the coding sequence TTGGACGCGAGCACCATCGGCACGATCGACACCATTGCCGCCGCGCGCCGGCATGACCGTGTGGACACCGGTCTGGCCGAGGCATTCGGCCAGATCGTCGGCGCGCAGCAGGTCATCACCGCGTTCGATGCGCGCCTTGCGTATGCGCGCGACCGCTTGCCATTCGCGGTGTTTCGCGAGCGCGCGGGCGGCATTGCCGGCGCCGTGCCGCGGCTGGTCCTGCGCCCGGCGGACGCGGCCCAGGTGGCGGCCATCGTGCGCCATGCCTGCGCCAACGGTATTCCGGTCATTCCGTATGGCAGCGGCTCGGGCGTGCTCGGTGGCGCGATCGCGCTCGGCGGCGAGGTGCTCGTCGATCTGCGCCGGCTCGACCGGATCGTCGCCATCCATCCGCTCGATGCGATGGTCACCGTCGAATGCGGAATGAACGGCGCCCGACTGGAGGCCGCGCTCGATGCCCAAGGGCTGACCACCGGGCATCTGCCGCAATCGATCGAGATTTCCACCGTCGGGGGCTGGGTGGCCTGTCGTGGCGGCGGCCAGGCATCGAGCCGCTACGGCAAGATCGAAGACATCGTCGTCGGGCTGAAGGCGGTGCTGCCGGACGGCAGGAGCATCGAAGTGCGGCCGGTGGCGCGGCGCTCGGTGGGGCCGTCGATACTCGATCTGCTGGTCGGCAGCGAAGGGGTGTTCGGCATCATCACCGAAGTGACGCTGCGGGTCTGGAAAAAACCGGCGCTCGAGCGCGCCGTGGTGCTGGCTTTTCCGTCATTGCCGGCGGCCTGGGGCTGCGCGCGCGAGATGATGCAGGCCGAACTGCGCCCGCAGATCGTGCGCATCTACGACCATGTCGAGAGCGCCGAGCGCACCCGGGACCTGGCGCCGTTCGAGACCCGGCCGATCCTGGCGATGATGGCGTTTTGCGGCAGCGAGCCGATGGTCGCCGCCGAGTCGTCGACGGCGCTGGCCATCGCGGCAGCGTTCGACGGCCGGCAAGCACCGCTCGGCCCTTTCGAGCATTGGCAGCAAAACCGCTACGTCGCCTATTCGCAGAAGTGGCATGCAGCGGGCTACTTCAACGACACCATCGAAGTGACGGCGAACTGGTCGGCGATTCCGGCCCTGTATGAAGCGATTGCCCTGGCCGTGCGGCAGGTGCATCCGCTGCTGCATTTCGGCGCGCACTGGTCGCATGTCTATCCGGAGGGCGCCTGCCAGTACATGACCGTGCGCCTGCCGCCGATGGACGCGCAGACCGCGCTGCCGCTGCACGCCGAGCTGTGGCAAGTGGTGCAGGATTTGACGCTGGCGCATGGCGGATCGATTGCGCACCACCACGGCGCCGGGCTGTTTCGCGGGCCGTGGATGGGGCGCGAACTCGGCACCGGGCTGGACGTGCTGCAGGCGATCAAGGACGCGCTCGATCCGGGCAATCTGCTCAACCCCGGCAAGCTCGGCCTGCGGCCCCGCGCCGGGGCCAAGGATATTCGCCAGGGTTTCACCGGGCGGGGCGCAGGCCATGGCGGCGACTGA
- a CDS encoding ABC transporter ATP-binding protein, giving the protein MLELEQIHTHYGAVQALSGVSIEVKQGEIVTLIGCNGAGKTTLMMTVCGAPRASSGRVLFEGRDITNRQTHEIMRMGLAIAPEGRRVFPGLTVLENLKMGGFFARRDDIEAGIEHVFQLFPRLQQRSAQRAGTMSGGEQQMLAIGRALMSRPRLLLLDEPTLGLAPLIIAQIFDIIRTIRQQGVTVFLVEQNVNKALQVADRGYVLETGRVVLAGTGQSLLANDSVRKAYLGG; this is encoded by the coding sequence ATGCTCGAACTGGAGCAGATCCACACCCACTACGGCGCGGTGCAGGCCCTGTCGGGCGTGTCGATCGAAGTCAAACAGGGCGAGATCGTCACCCTGATCGGCTGCAACGGCGCCGGCAAGACGACCCTCATGATGACGGTCTGCGGCGCGCCCCGCGCATCGAGCGGCCGCGTGCTGTTCGAGGGCCGGGACATCACGAACCGGCAGACCCACGAGATCATGCGCATGGGCCTGGCAATCGCGCCCGAGGGGCGCCGCGTGTTCCCGGGCCTGACGGTGCTGGAGAACCTGAAGATGGGCGGCTTTTTCGCGCGCCGTGACGACATCGAGGCGGGCATCGAGCATGTTTTCCAGCTCTTTCCGCGCCTGCAGCAGCGATCGGCGCAGCGCGCCGGCACGATGTCGGGCGGCGAGCAGCAGATGCTGGCGATCGGCCGGGCGCTGATGAGCCGCCCGCGCCTGCTGTTGCTCGACGAGCCTACGCTGGGCCTGGCGCCGCTGATCATCGCGCAGATCTTCGACATCATCCGCACGATCCGGCAACAGGGCGTGACGGTCTTTTTGGTCGAACAGAACGTGAACAAGGCGCTGCAGGTGGCGGACCGGGGCTACGTGCTGGAGACAGGGCGCGTGGTGCTGGCGGGCACCGGGCAGAGCCTGCTGGCGAACGACAGCGTAAGGAAAGCCTACCTGGGGGGATAG
- a CDS encoding high-affinity branched-chain amino acid ABC transporter permease LivM, translated as MSMARASSSQPAPASAAAAPGTLKNAVIAALVTAVLTIPALGLKLRIEGYEVVLEPHWRPVWMAVIAVFLFQLCRPVLRRACGGAVRLPSLPALGARQQRMAIGVLFVAGLVWPFFGSRGAVDVATLALIYVILGLGLNIVVGFAGLLDLGYVGFYAVGGYTYALLNQYFGLTFWECLPIAGAMSALFGFLLGFPVLRLRGDYLAIVTLGFGEIIRLLLNNLTSLTGGPDGISGIPKPTVFGIEMARSAKVEGDRTFHELLGWTYSGEHMVIFLYLLALLLVGATLLVSSRLIRMPMGRAWEALREDEIACRSLGLNPTRIKLSAFTLGASFAGIGGAFFAARQGLVNPESFTFIESALILAVVVLGGMGSQLGVILAALLLTALPELTREFAEYRMLIFGLVMILMMMWRPQGLLPARRPHVELPR; from the coding sequence ATGAGCATGGCGCGGGCCAGTTCCAGCCAACCCGCCCCGGCATCGGCCGCTGCGGCCCCGGGCACGCTCAAAAACGCCGTCATCGCGGCGCTGGTCACGGCCGTGCTCACCATTCCCGCGCTCGGCCTGAAACTGAGGATCGAGGGCTACGAGGTCGTGCTGGAGCCGCACTGGCGCCCGGTCTGGATGGCCGTGATCGCGGTGTTCCTGTTCCAGTTGTGCCGGCCGGTGCTCCGCCGCGCGTGCGGCGGGGCCGTGCGGCTGCCGTCGCTGCCTGCGCTGGGCGCGCGCCAGCAGCGCATGGCCATCGGGGTGCTGTTCGTGGCCGGCTTGGTGTGGCCCTTTTTCGGCTCGCGCGGCGCCGTGGATGTCGCCACGCTGGCGCTCATCTACGTGATTTTGGGCCTGGGCCTGAACATCGTGGTCGGTTTCGCCGGCCTGCTCGATCTGGGTTATGTGGGCTTTTACGCGGTCGGCGGCTACACCTACGCGCTGCTCAACCAGTATTTTGGGTTGACTTTCTGGGAATGCCTGCCGATCGCGGGCGCGATGTCGGCGCTGTTCGGCTTCCTGCTCGGCTTTCCGGTGCTGCGTCTGCGCGGCGACTACCTGGCCATCGTCACGCTGGGCTTTGGCGAGATCATCCGCCTGCTGCTGAACAACCTCACCAGCCTGACGGGCGGCCCGGACGGGATCTCCGGGATACCGAAGCCCACCGTGTTCGGCATCGAGATGGCGCGCAGCGCCAAGGTCGAAGGCGACCGGACTTTCCACGAACTACTGGGCTGGACCTACAGCGGCGAGCACATGGTGATTTTCCTGTACCTGCTGGCGCTGCTGCTGGTGGGCGCTACGCTGCTGGTCAGCAGCCGGTTGATCCGCATGCCGATGGGCCGCGCCTGGGAAGCTCTGCGCGAGGACGAAATCGCCTGCCGCTCGCTGGGCCTGAACCCGACGCGCATCAAGCTGTCGGCCTTCACGCTGGGCGCGTCTTTCGCCGGCATCGGCGGCGCCTTCTTTGCCGCGCGCCAGGGCCTGGTCAACCCCGAGTCCTTCACCTTCATCGAATCGGCGCTGATCCTCGCGGTGGTGGTGCTGGGGGGCATGGGCTCGCAGCTCGGCGTGATCCTCGCCGCCCTCTTGCTGACCGCGCTGCCGGAACTGACGCGCGAATTCGCCGAGTACCGGATGCTGATCTTCGGCCTGGTGATGATCCTGATGATGATGTGGCGTCCGCAGGGCCTGCTGCCCGCGCGCCGCCCGCATGTGGAGTTGCCGCGATGA
- the livG gene encoding high-affinity branched-chain amino acid ABC transporter ATP-binding protein LivG codes for MIPTAAPARSAQLLAVSGLQMRFGGLLAVDGIDFEVRPREVFAIIGPNGAGKTTVFNCVGGFYQPTGGQVMFDGQRIAGLPSHLVARKGLVRTFQNIRLFKQLTVLENLLVAQHLQVETGLLHGLFATPAYRRAERQALERAAQWLERMGLGKVANQEAGTLSYGHQRRLEIARCMITEPRLLMLDEPAAGLNPQEKIALQQLIDGLRREFGISVLLIEHDMSLVMGVSDRIMVMEHGRPIVTAKPDEVRSDRRVINAYLGED; via the coding sequence ATGATCCCGACGGCCGCCCCGGCGCGGTCTGCGCAACTGCTCGCGGTGTCGGGCCTGCAGATGCGTTTCGGCGGTCTGCTGGCCGTCGACGGCATCGACTTCGAGGTGCGCCCGCGCGAGGTCTTTGCCATCATCGGCCCCAACGGCGCCGGCAAGACCACGGTGTTCAATTGCGTCGGAGGCTTTTACCAGCCCACCGGCGGGCAGGTGATGTTCGACGGCCAGCGCATCGCCGGCTTGCCCAGCCACCTCGTGGCGCGCAAGGGGCTGGTGCGCACCTTCCAGAACATCCGCCTGTTCAAGCAATTGACCGTGCTCGAGAACCTGCTGGTGGCGCAGCACCTGCAGGTCGAGACCGGCCTGTTGCACGGCTTGTTCGCCACCCCGGCCTACCGCCGCGCCGAGCGCCAGGCGCTCGAGCGTGCCGCGCAGTGGCTCGAACGCATGGGGCTGGGCAAGGTCGCCAACCAGGAGGCGGGCACGCTCTCCTACGGCCACCAGCGCCGGCTGGAGATCGCGCGCTGCATGATCACCGAGCCGCGCCTGCTGATGCTCGACGAGCCTGCCGCAGGGCTGAATCCGCAGGAGAAGATAGCGTTGCAGCAGTTGATCGACGGCCTGCGCCGGGAGTTCGGCATTTCCGTCTTGTTGATCGAGCACGACATGAGCCTGGTGATGGGGGTGTCCGATCGCATCATGGTGATGGAGCATGGCCGGCCGATCGTGACGGCCAAGCCCGACGAGGTGCGCAGCGACAGGCGCGTGATCAACGCCTACCTGGGGGAGGACTGA
- a CDS encoding branched-chain amino acid ABC transporter substrate-binding protein, which produces MQSSIRIHSIAAASMLAIFGLSAQAQTVQIAIAGPMSGSVAQYGDMVKAGVLTAIEQINAAGAAGGHKLEAVMMDDACEPKQAVAVANKIVSQRIKYVIGHMCSGSTIPASDIYENEGIVMVTPSATVPQITEGKKRKFIFRTTGRDDQQGPVAARHIIAKVQPGKVAVLHDKQSYGQGLATSVKKVLDEAKVPVVLFEGVNAGDSDYSAVITKIKAQGADFVYFGGYHPEMGLLLRQAREQGVKATFMGPEGVGNKDVTAIAGPASEGMLVTLPADFSEDPANAALVKAFADKKRDINGPFQLPAYAAVKIIADAMAGTKSADPAKVAAYMHQNAFQTPIGKVEYDAQGDLKSFKFVVFTWHKDATKTAVH; this is translated from the coding sequence ATGCAATCATCCATTCGCATCCATTCGATCGCGGCCGCATCCATGCTTGCCATCTTCGGCTTGTCGGCGCAGGCGCAGACCGTCCAGATCGCCATCGCCGGCCCCATGAGCGGCTCCGTGGCCCAGTACGGGGATATGGTCAAAGCCGGCGTGCTGACGGCCATCGAGCAGATCAACGCCGCTGGCGCCGCCGGCGGCCACAAACTGGAGGCGGTCATGATGGACGACGCCTGCGAGCCCAAGCAGGCCGTGGCGGTGGCCAACAAGATCGTCAGCCAGCGCATCAAGTACGTGATCGGCCATATGTGCTCGGGATCGACGATCCCCGCGTCGGACATCTATGAGAACGAGGGCATCGTGATGGTGACGCCGTCGGCCACGGTGCCCCAGATCACCGAGGGCAAGAAGCGCAAGTTCATCTTCCGCACCACGGGCCGCGACGACCAGCAGGGGCCGGTGGCGGCCCGGCACATCATCGCCAAAGTCCAGCCCGGGAAGGTTGCCGTGCTGCACGACAAGCAGTCCTATGGCCAGGGCCTGGCCACCTCGGTGAAGAAGGTCCTGGATGAGGCCAAGGTTCCGGTGGTCCTGTTCGAGGGCGTCAACGCGGGCGACAGCGACTATTCGGCGGTCATCACCAAGATCAAAGCGCAGGGCGCGGACTTCGTCTACTTCGGCGGCTACCACCCCGAGATGGGCCTGCTGCTGCGCCAGGCGCGCGAGCAGGGTGTGAAGGCGACCTTCATGGGCCCCGAAGGGGTGGGCAACAAGGATGTGACGGCAATCGCCGGGCCGGCCTCCGAAGGGATGCTCGTGACACTGCCTGCGGACTTCTCGGAAGACCCGGCCAACGCCGCGCTCGTCAAAGCCTTTGCCGACAAGAAGCGCGACATCAACGGCCCGTTCCAGTTGCCCGCATACGCAGCCGTGAAGATCATCGCCGACGCCATGGCGGGAACCAAGAGCGCCGACCCGGCCAAGGTCGCGGCCTACATGCACCAGAACGCCTTCCAGACCCCGATCGGCAAGGTCGAGTACGACGCGCAGGGCGACCTGAAGTCGTTCAAGTTCGTGGTCTTCACCTGGCACAAGGACGCCACCAAGACGGCCGTCCATTGA
- the xylB gene encoding xylulokinase, whose amino-acid sequence MAATEALLAGIDLGAGSLKVSIVRADGALVAEASRPVATESPQPGWSEQDPQDWWRACCQALRAVLAQAACPARAIAAISFSAGAHTQVLEDAQGRVIRPAILWNDQRSRAQTQALRAQADAQIFAIAANRANPTWTLPQMLWLRDAEPESFARVARLYLAKDWLRARFTGTWETDSIDALGTLMLDAASVRWSQTLCDLIGWRMATLPPIVASKAVVGHVGAAAARATGLAEGTPVVCGSSDTAAETFGAGMVHEGMGVVKLATAATVSVLSPQPRPDWALINYYHIVPGHWYVITATNSCASAHKWLRDTFFRRAGDDGSAVFDAMDRQAAAVAAGAEGLFFHPYLNGERSPHWDPLLRADFVGAGFNHGAGHFVRALYEGIAYSLRDCRDVLQARGLGFAVARLTGGGARSALWRQIVADMLDVQVELPTVADASFGAALLAGVGVGVFASEQDAAKLVTVAARTRPDPARVALYERGAPIYRDIQAALAPLNHRIHDFVAGR is encoded by the coding sequence ATGGCGGCGACTGAAGCGCTGCTCGCCGGCATCGACCTCGGCGCGGGTTCACTGAAGGTGAGCATCGTCCGGGCCGACGGCGCGCTGGTGGCCGAAGCGTCCAGGCCGGTCGCCACGGAGTCGCCACAGCCGGGCTGGAGCGAGCAAGACCCGCAGGACTGGTGGCGCGCCTGCTGCCAGGCATTGCGCGCGGTGCTGGCGCAGGCGGCCTGTCCGGCGCGCGCCATCGCTGCGATTTCGTTTTCCGCCGGCGCCCACACCCAGGTGCTGGAGGACGCCCAGGGCCGGGTCATCCGCCCGGCCATTTTGTGGAACGACCAGCGCAGCCGGGCGCAGACCCAGGCGTTGCGCGCGCAGGCCGACGCGCAAATCTTCGCCATCGCCGCCAACCGCGCCAATCCCACCTGGACGCTGCCGCAGATGCTGTGGCTGCGCGACGCCGAGCCAGAGTCCTTTGCGCGGGTAGCGCGGCTGTACCTGGCCAAGGATTGGCTGCGCGCCAGATTCACCGGCACCTGGGAGACCGACAGCATCGATGCGCTTGGCACCTTGATGCTGGACGCGGCCTCGGTGCGCTGGTCGCAGACGCTGTGCGACCTGATCGGCTGGCGCATGGCGACGCTGCCGCCGATCGTCGCGTCCAAGGCCGTCGTCGGCCATGTCGGCGCAGCCGCAGCGCGGGCGACCGGACTGGCCGAGGGCACGCCGGTGGTCTGCGGCAGTTCCGACACCGCCGCCGAGACCTTTGGCGCCGGCATGGTGCACGAAGGCATGGGCGTGGTGAAACTGGCCACCGCCGCCACGGTCAGCGTGCTGTCGCCGCAGCCACGGCCGGACTGGGCGCTGATCAACTACTACCACATCGTTCCCGGGCATTGGTACGTCATCACTGCGACCAATTCCTGCGCCTCGGCGCACAAATGGCTGCGCGACACCTTCTTTCGCCGCGCCGGTGACGATGGCAGCGCGGTCTTTGACGCGATGGACCGGCAGGCGGCAGCGGTTGCGGCCGGCGCCGAAGGGCTGTTCTTCCACCCCTATCTGAACGGCGAGCGCAGCCCGCACTGGGATCCGCTGCTGCGCGCCGATTTCGTCGGCGCCGGCTTCAACCACGGCGCCGGGCATTTCGTGCGCGCCCTTTATGAGGGCATCGCCTATTCGCTGCGCGACTGCCGCGATGTGCTCCAGGCCCGGGGCCTCGGCTTTGCGGTGGCGCGGCTGACCGGCGGCGGAGCGCGCAGCGCGCTGTGGCGCCAGATCGTCGCCGACATGCTCGATGTCCAGGTCGAACTCCCGACGGTCGCCGATGCCTCGTTCGGCGCAGCGCTGCTCGCCGGTGTCGGCGTCGGCGTGTTCGCCAGCGAGCAAGACGCGGCCAAGCTCGTGACCGTGGCCGCGCGCACCCGGCCCGATCCGGCCCGCGTGGCGCTCTACGAGCGTGGCGCGCCCATTTATCGCGATATACAGGCGGCGCTGGCGCCGCTGAACCATCGCATCCATGACTTCGTGGCGGGGCGATGA
- a CDS encoding LacI family DNA-binding transcriptional regulator: MKLIDVAQLAGVDISTASRVLRGESMQRIREETRGRILASARQLNYAPNELARGLRTARSKTFGIVVPQLDNPVFSTAIEGAELSARRHGYSLLIAHRQSGATDSVYRRLAHGNRVDGLLVASLDDQALLKPELDATNVPFVLLNRKLAGAAHCVVLDSRAAAEIAVDHLVSLGHRRIAHLAGRPGGFNAGERLAGYRAALRRHGIRFDARLVAVAGYTAEGGAAAMRSLLPQRPTAVLGATLVSAAGAMMVLHEARLQIPADISVIGLHDALVATMLYPPLTTVRMPTERMGELATDLLVALTGHQRVKAVAPLPPDGLVIRASTGPVAG; the protein is encoded by the coding sequence GTGAAACTGATCGATGTGGCGCAGTTGGCAGGCGTCGACATCTCGACCGCCTCCCGCGTGTTGCGCGGCGAGTCCATGCAGCGCATCCGCGAAGAAACGCGCGGGCGCATCCTGGCCAGCGCGCGCCAACTGAACTACGCGCCCAATGAACTGGCCCGGGGTCTGCGCACCGCGCGCAGCAAGACCTTCGGCATCGTGGTGCCGCAGCTCGACAACCCGGTGTTTTCGACCGCCATCGAGGGGGCCGAGCTATCGGCCCGCCGGCACGGCTATTCACTGCTGATCGCGCACCGCCAATCCGGGGCCACCGATTCGGTCTATCGGCGCCTGGCGCATGGCAATCGGGTCGACGGCCTGCTGGTGGCGAGCCTGGACGACCAGGCCCTGCTGAAACCGGAGCTTGACGCGACGAACGTGCCGTTCGTGCTGTTGAACCGCAAGCTGGCCGGCGCTGCGCACTGCGTCGTCCTGGACAGCCGGGCGGCGGCCGAAATCGCCGTCGATCATCTGGTGTCGCTCGGGCATCGGCGCATCGCCCATTTGGCCGGACGCCCGGGCGGCTTCAATGCCGGCGAACGCCTGGCCGGCTATCGCGCGGCGCTGCGGCGCCACGGCATCAGGTTCGATGCGCGCCTGGTCGCCGTCGCCGGCTACACCGCCGAGGGCGGCGCGGCGGCGATGCGCAGCCTGCTGCCGCAACGCCCGACCGCCGTGCTCGGCGCGACGCTGGTCAGCGCCGCCGGGGCGATGATGGTGTTGCACGAGGCGCGGCTGCAAATTCCTGCCGACATATCGGTGATCGGCCTGCACGACGCGCTGGTCGCGACCATGCTCTATCCACCGCTGACCACCGTGCGCATGCCGACCGAGCGGATGGGCGAGTTGGCCACCGATCTGCTGGTGGCGCTGACCGGACACCAGCGCGTCAAAGCCGTCGCGCCCTTGCCGCCCGACGGCCTGGTGATCCGCGCCTCCACCGGGCCGGTGGCCGGTTGA
- the livH gene encoding high-affinity branched-chain amino acid ABC transporter permease LivH yields the protein MNDFLAQFTQQLVNGLTLGAIYALIAIGYTMVYGIIGMINFAHGEIYMIGAYVGLVTLTAIGTQGGYPLPLVLGAALFVSVLVTGTYGFVVERVAYRPLRGGPRLVPLISAIGMSIFLQNYMQIGQGARDVSVPLLVSGALEFDMGGDFTVTVPYGRLLIVGVTLALMIALTLFIAHSRMGRACRACAEDMQMANLLGIDTNKVISFTFVLGAMLAAVGGVLIGLSIGKLNPFIGFIAGIKAFTAAVLGGIGSIPGAMLGGVLLGLAETFASGYMPGEYKDVVAFGLLILVLLLRPTGLLGRPDVQKV from the coding sequence ATGAATGATTTTCTTGCCCAGTTCACCCAGCAGTTGGTCAACGGCCTGACGCTGGGCGCGATCTATGCGCTGATCGCCATCGGCTACACGATGGTCTACGGGATCATCGGCATGATCAACTTCGCCCACGGCGAGATTTACATGATCGGCGCCTATGTCGGCCTGGTGACGCTGACCGCCATTGGCACGCAGGGCGGCTATCCGCTGCCGCTGGTTCTCGGCGCGGCTTTGTTCGTCTCGGTGCTGGTCACGGGGACATATGGCTTCGTGGTCGAGCGCGTGGCCTACCGCCCGTTGCGGGGCGGGCCGCGGCTGGTGCCGCTGATCTCCGCGATCGGCATGTCCATCTTCTTGCAGAACTACATGCAGATCGGCCAGGGCGCGCGCGATGTCTCCGTTCCGCTCCTCGTTTCCGGGGCGCTGGAGTTCGACATGGGCGGCGACTTCACGGTCACCGTGCCCTATGGGCGTTTGTTGATCGTGGGCGTGACGCTGGCGCTGATGATCGCGCTGACGCTGTTCATCGCGCATTCGCGCATGGGGCGCGCCTGCCGCGCCTGCGCCGAGGACATGCAGATGGCCAATCTGCTGGGCATCGACACCAACAAGGTGATCTCCTTCACCTTCGTGCTCGGCGCCATGCTGGCTGCCGTCGGCGGGGTGCTGATCGGGTTGAGCATCGGCAAGCTCAACCCTTTCATCGGCTTCATCGCCGGCATCAAGGCTTTCACGGCGGCGGTGCTCGGCGGTATCGGCAGCATCCCCGGGGCCATGCTGGGCGGGGTGTTGCTGGGGCTGGCCGAGACCTTCGCCTCCGGCTACATGCCCGGCGAATACAAGGACGTGGTGGCTTTCGGCCTGCTGATTCTGGTGCTGCTGCTGCGCCCCACCGGTCTGCTGGGCAGGCCGGATGTGCAGAAGGTGTGA
- a CDS encoding ABC transporter ATP-binding protein, with amino-acid sequence MAEIRLEKVRKTYGNVVAVHGVDLCIGDGELLVFLGPSGCGKSTTLRMIAGLEETSSGTIRIGERDVTTLEPKDRNIAMVFQNYALYPHKTIYDNLAFGLRMRKMGRDQIDARVRKAAAMLGLAELLGRRPKQLSGGQMQRVALGRALVREPDVFLLDEPLSNLDAKLRARMREEIARLHQEIGTSMVYVTHDQVEAMTLADRIVIMRDGHVQQIGAPLAVYDRPANLFVAGFIGSPEMNLIEGRIDGARFVADRFVLPAAPVAARSGAAVVLGIRPEHIALVHGAGDRDQGGADFDFTVRLIEQLGAQTLCIGEIAGQRLRILGERVDGWAPGHSVRVRLQPARLHWFDPSDGQRLPSGTGAHRAQTTGP; translated from the coding sequence ATGGCTGAAATCCGGCTGGAAAAGGTGCGCAAGACCTACGGCAATGTGGTTGCGGTGCATGGTGTCGACCTGTGCATCGGCGACGGCGAGTTGCTCGTGTTTCTGGGCCCCTCGGGCTGCGGCAAATCGACCACGCTGCGCATGATCGCCGGGCTCGAGGAGACCAGCTCCGGCACGATCCGCATCGGTGAGCGCGATGTCACCACGCTGGAGCCCAAGGATCGCAACATCGCGATGGTGTTCCAGAACTACGCGCTCTATCCGCACAAGACGATCTACGACAACCTGGCCTTCGGCCTGCGCATGCGCAAGATGGGGCGCGATCAGATCGACGCGCGGGTGCGCAAGGCGGCGGCCATGCTGGGCCTGGCGGAACTGCTGGGGCGCCGGCCCAAGCAGCTCTCCGGCGGCCAGATGCAGCGCGTCGCGCTCGGCCGCGCGCTGGTGCGCGAGCCGGACGTGTTTCTGCTCGACGAGCCGCTGTCCAACCTCGACGCGAAACTGCGCGCGCGGATGCGCGAGGAAATCGCGCGCCTGCACCAGGAGATCGGCACCAGCATGGTCTATGTGACCCACGATCAGGTCGAGGCGATGACGCTGGCCGACCGCATCGTGATCATGCGCGACGGCCATGTGCAGCAGATCGGCGCGCCGCTGGCGGTCTACGACCGGCCGGCGAACCTGTTCGTCGCGGGCTTCATCGGCTCGCCAGAGATGAATTTGATCGAGGGGCGGATCGATGGCGCCCGCTTCGTCGCCGACCGCTTCGTGCTGCCTGCCGCACCCGTCGCCGCCCGCTCCGGGGCGGCCGTGGTGCTCGGCATCCGCCCGGAGCATATCGCGCTGGTGCATGGCGCGGGCGACCGCGATCAGGGCGGTGCCGACTTCGACTTCACCGTGCGCCTGATCGAGCAACTCGGCGCGCAAACGCTGTGCATTGGCGAGATCGCCGGCCAGCGCCTGCGCATCCTCGGCGAGCGGGTCGATGGCTGGGCGCCCGGGCACAGCGTCCGCGTCCGGCTGCAGCCAGCGCGCCTGCATTGGTTCGACCCATCCGACGGACAGCGATTGCCCTCGGGCACCGGCGCGCACCGAGCACAGACCACAGGCCCATGA